In Gammaproteobacteria bacterium, the sequence TAATCTCTGTCTGGCTGGAAGACGACAGCTCGATCTTGGCGTTCTCGGCAGCTTCCTTCAGGCGCTGCATGGCCAGCGGATCCTTGCGCAGGTCCACACCCTGCTCCTTGTTAAATTCTTCCGCAAGGTAATCGATGATGCGCTTGTCGAAGTCCTCGCCACCGAGGAAGGTGTCACCGTTGGTGGCCAGCACTTCGAACTGGTGCTCGCCGTCGACTTCGGCAATTTCGATGATGGACACGTCAAAGGTGCCGCCGCCGAGGTCATAGACCGCGATCTTGGCGTCACCGCGCTTCTTGTCCATGCCGTAAGCGAGCGCCGCAGCGGTCGGCTCGTTGATGATGCGCTTCACCTCGAGACCGGCGATCTTGCCGGCGTCCTTGGTGGCCTGGCGCTGCGAATCGTTGAAGTAGGCCGGCACCGTGATCACGGCTTCGGTCACTTCCTCGCCCAGGTAGTCCTCGGCGGTCTTCTTCATCTTCTGCAGCACGCGTGCGGAAATCTCCGGCGGCGCCATCTTCTTGCCGTTCACTTCGACCCAGGCGTCTTCGCTGGAATCGGACTTGACGATCTTGTACGGCACCATGTCGACGTCCTTCTGGACGATCTTGTCGTTGAACTCGCGACCGATCAGGCGCTTGATGGCGTACAGGGTATTGGTCGGGTTGGTCACCGCCTGGCGCTTGGCCGAGGCACCGACCATCACTTCGCCGTCCTTGTTGAAGGCAATGATCGACGGCGTGGTGCGATCACCTTCCGAGTTTTCGATGACCTTGGTCTTGCCGCCATCCATGATGGCGACACAGGAATTCGTGGTTCCCAGGTCAATACCGATAATGCGTCCCATGATGTCTCTCCGTAGTACGTTGATGCTTGTTGTCGGCGAGCCTCGCCCGCCTTCGAATCTGTTGATGACCCTTAGATAAGGTCGGCTCGGCGGCTTTCAAGGGCCGCTGAACATTCATTTCTTTCCCGTCATCACTCCGGCGCCTTGGCAACCAGCACGCGGGCCGGGCGCACGACGCGGCCGTTCAGCAGGTAACCCTTCTGCACGACCGTGAGAACGGTGTCAGGCTCGGCGTCTTCCGAGGGCTGGGTGGCCATGGCCTCGTGAAATTCCGGGTTGAAGACCTCGCCTTCCGGCGACACGGTCTCGACCCCGAAACGCTCCAGCACCTGCTGGAACTGCTTCAAGGTCATTTCCGTGCCCTCGACCAGCGCACCGGCCTGGTCCTTGGCGTCGGATGCCGCGCTCAGGCCCATTTCCAGGGCGTCGATCACCGGCAGCAGTTCGGCAACGAAGCGCTCCAGCGCAAACTTGCGCGCCTGTTCCACGTCGCGTGCCGAGCGCTTGCGCAGGTTTTCCATCTCCGCGGCGGTACGCAGGTACTGGTCGCGGAACTCGTCGGCCCTGGCTTCGGCTTCTGCCAGCGCTGCGGCCACGGGGTCTTTTTCCGCTTCCACGCCCGCTTCGTCGTTGGCCGCAGCGGCAGAGGATTCCTGCGGCTCCGGCTCTGCCGGGGTGCTCGTTTCTTCGACGTTCTCGTTCGGGTTCTCGTTCTGGGCTTCTGGCTTGTCAGCCATGCTCGACTCCATTTCTTAATTCAAAAAAAGTTATTCCGACCCCATGCGGGCCGGTGATGCTCGAAAAATGGGGACGCCAGCCGGCCATCACAAGGGCCGACGGCAAAAAAACCGGTCGAAATCAGCTCTTTTTGGGGTTCAACGCCGCTGTCAGCAGCTTCGAGGTGACATCGACGATCGGTATCACCCGCTCGTAGGCCATGCGGCTCGGGCCGATGACAGCCAGCACCCCGACCTGGTCGTCATTCACCGAGTAAGGGGCCGAGACCAGCGACATGTCATCCAGCGGCTCGTAGCCGGACTCCTCGCCAATGAAAATCTGCACCCCGTCGGCCGAGACGCACTGGTCCAGCAGGTGCAGCAGGTCACGCTTGGTGTTGAAGGCCTCGAACAGCTGGCGGAGCTTGTCGACATTCGACAGCTCGGCAAATTCCATCAGGTTGGTCTCGCCGGCCAGCACGTAGCCGGATTCGCGATCCACCGGCGACTTGACCATTTTCTCGGCGAGCTGGATGGCCGAGCTCATCTGCTGGTTCATGTGTTCCCGGGCCCGGCCCATTTCTCGCAGGATGTGTTCTCGAATCGAAGACACATCGCGACCGGAAAACTCGGAATTCAGGTAATTGGCCGCTTCGATCAGCTCGGCCTGGGAGTAGTCACGATCCAGCTGGATGATGCGGTTCTGCACCTCCTGCTCGTTCATCACCAGGATGGCCAGCACGCGGCGATCGGACAGCGGGAGGAACTCGATATGTCGCCAGGCACTGCGGTTGCTTTTCGGTACCGTGACCAGGCCGGCCATGTGGGTGAAGGACGACAGCATCTTGGACGTGGATTCGACCAGTGCTTGCGAGTCCATGCCCTCGTCGCGCATGTGATTCTGCAACTTGAACATCTCGCTGGCCGACAGCGGTTTGACCGTCAACAGCGCGTCGACGAACAGGCGGTAACCCTTGGCGGTCGGCACGCGGCCCGCCGAGGTGTGCGGCGAACGCACCATGCCGAGCTCCTCGAGGTCAGCCATGATGTTGCGAATGGTCGCCGGGCTGAGATCCAGCGCCGAGTCGCGCGCCAGGTTGCGGGAACCCACCGGCTCGCCGTCGCGGATGTAGCGCTCGACCAGCGCCTTCATCAGGTGCTGGGCACGCTCCGAAAGCTGGCCGTCGGGACCCTGCGTTGGTTCCTGTCGCTTTCTCGCCATGTGAATCTGGCACTCCGTGGGTTCGAGTGCCAAAATTATCGGCGCTTGCCGGCATTACTTCAAGAATTCCGACCACTTGCCCTCGCCGGGGCGCTATTGAGCATCCTCAAGCTCTGCTAACATCCGGGCGCATGAGCCAGCAATCCACACAGTCTCCCGATGCCAAGAGCTTCCAGCGCATTGCGCTGTTTGCCAAGCACGACAACGCCCTTGCCCTCGATATTGCCCGAACGGCGATCGACCACCTGGCACCTCGCAAGCTGGAGCTTTGTGCCGACCGCGAACTCTCGGCCAACATGCCCGCTGCCGACCTGTCCGACGCTGCGCCCGAGACCGCCGACCTCGCCATTGTCATTGGCGGTGACGGCACCCTGCTGCACACGGCTCGACAGCTGGCACCGCATGGCGTGCCGATTGTCGGTGTGAATGCCGGACGCCTCGGTTTCCTCGCCGACATCCCGCGCGAAGCATTGACCACCACGCTGGACGACCTGTTTGCCGGCAAGTTCATATCCGAAACCCGCCACATGCTGCGGGCAGAGGTCTTCCGTGCCGATGGCAAGGTCGACTGGACCGACAAGGCCTTGAACGATGTGGTCGTCCAGAAGCGCGATGTCGGTCGCATGATCGAATTCGAAACGCACATCGACGGCAATTACGTCTGCACCCATCGCGCCGATGGCCTGGTGGTATCGACCCCGACCGGCTCGACGGCCTATGCACTTTCTGCAGGTGGCCCGATCGTGCACCCGGCGCTGGACGCGATTGCGATCGTGCCGATCTGTCCGCACACCCTGTCCGATCGACCGCTGGTGATCGGTGGCGAGGCCGACGTCGACATCGTCATGCGCCAGGCCGATGGCTCGGGTGCGCAGGTCGTGCTGGACGGCCAGGAAAGCTCGCCGCTGGCAGCAGGCGATCGCGTGCGCATCTCCCGCGCGGAACGTTCGCTGCAATTGCTGCACCCGGCAGGACACGATTATTACCACCTGCTCAGGCACAAGCTGCACTGGGGCCGTGACCATGACAGCGGCAAGGAACGATAGGTAAATTACCCGGATGCTTACACACGCTCACATCACCGACTTCGCCATCATCGAATCGCTGGAACTGGATTTCGATCTCGGCCTGACCTGCCTGACCGGCGAGACCGGCGCGGGCAAGTCCATCCTGATCGATGCGCTGGGCCTGGCGCTCGGTGACCGTGCCGATGCGACCACGGTGCGCGCTGGCGCAGACCGTGCGGAAATTTCCATTGGCTTCGACCTCTCCGACCAGCCCTTGGTGCAGGCCTGGCTGGAAGAAAACGAACTCGAAGATGATGGCGGCGAATGCC encodes:
- the hrcA gene encoding heat-inducible transcriptional repressor HrcA, yielding MARKRQEPTQGPDGQLSERAQHLMKALVERYIRDGEPVGSRNLARDSALDLSPATIRNIMADLEELGMVRSPHTSAGRVPTAKGYRLFVDALLTVKPLSASEMFKLQNHMRDEGMDSQALVESTSKMLSSFTHMAGLVTVPKSNRSAWRHIEFLPLSDRRVLAILVMNEQEVQNRIIQLDRDYSQAELIEAANYLNSEFSGRDVSSIREHILREMGRAREHMNQQMSSAIQLAEKMVKSPVDRESGYVLAGETNLMEFAELSNVDKLRQLFEAFNTKRDLLHLLDQCVSADGVQIFIGEESGYEPLDDMSLVSAPYSVNDDQVGVLAVIGPSRMAYERVIPIVDVTSKLLTAALNPKKS
- a CDS encoding NAD(+) kinase; this translates as MSQQSTQSPDAKSFQRIALFAKHDNALALDIARTAIDHLAPRKLELCADRELSANMPAADLSDAAPETADLAIVIGGDGTLLHTARQLAPHGVPIVGVNAGRLGFLADIPREALTTTLDDLFAGKFISETRHMLRAEVFRADGKVDWTDKALNDVVVQKRDVGRMIEFETHIDGNYVCTHRADGLVVSTPTGSTAYALSAGGPIVHPALDAIAIVPICPHTLSDRPLVIGGEADVDIVMRQADGSGAQVVLDGQESSPLAAGDRVRISRAERSLQLLHPAGHDYYHLLRHKLHWGRDHDSGKER
- the grpE gene encoding nucleotide exchange factor GrpE translates to MADKPEAQNENPNENVEETSTPAEPEPQESSAAAANDEAGVEAEKDPVAAALAEAEARADEFRDQYLRTAAEMENLRKRSARDVEQARKFALERFVAELLPVIDALEMGLSAASDAKDQAGALVEGTEMTLKQFQQVLERFGVETVSPEGEVFNPEFHEAMATQPSEDAEPDTVLTVVQKGYLLNGRVVRPARVLVAKAPE